In Acidimicrobiales bacterium, the genomic window TTCTTCGCCGCCGTCGACGAGGATGCAGCGGCGGTCATCCGCGAGGGAGTCGACACCATCATCGACAGCGGAGACGTGCAGGAGTGGCGGCGCACACTCATCTTCACGCTGATCGAGGCGCTCGAGCACCACCCGCTCGCCCGACGACTACTCGCTGGGCTCGAGCCGGAGGTGACCGCAAGAGTCCTCGGGATACCGGCTCTGTCAGAGCTGCGGAAGGCGTGCGCAGAACGGCTCCGGGCCGAGCAGATGCGCGGGTTCGTGAGGCGTGACATCGACCCGGTCGTGGTCGCGAACGGGTTGGTGGCGATCATGCTGTCCCTCCTCATGTCGGTGGTCCAGATCGGGCTAACGGCGGTGGAGCTGTACGCCGAGGACATCGCCGCGGTGCTCGAGGCCGCCATCGGGGCCAAGCCGGCCATCGAGGCCAGGCCGGCCATCGAGGCCAAGCCGGCCAGCGGGTGAGCCGGCGGTGAACGGACCACGCGGGCGCGGAGTCGCCGTGATCACGGGTGCGTCCAGCGGGATCGGTGCGGCGTGCGCCGAGGCGCTCGTGCGCACAGGATTCTCGGTGGTGCTCGGCGCGCGCAGGGTCGAACGGGTCGCTGCGCTGGCCGCGCAGTTCCCGAGCGGGATGGCGCGCGCTCACCGGCTGGACGTGACCGATCCCGAATCGGTGGACGAGTTCTGCTCCGCGGTCGGGCCGCAATGTCGGGTGCTGGTCAACAACGCCGGCGGCGCGCTCGGGCTCGACTCGATCGAGGACGCCGACGAGGAGAAGTGGCGCACGATGTACGAGACCAATGTGCTCGGCACGCTGCGCATGACCCGCGCGCTACTGGCGCGGCTGGTCTCCTCGGGCGACGGTCTCGTGATCAACATCGGATCCGTCGCCGGCTTCGAGCCGTACGCCGGCGGAGCCGGCTACAACGCAGCCGAACACGCTCTACGCGCGTTCACAGACGTGCTTCGGATCGAGCT contains:
- a CDS encoding helix-turn-helix domain-containing protein, whose amino-acid sequence is MSGARVRRSRRERVSRRPGDAGAPTKGALTRRAILDAAIARFGREGYRATAVADIARDAAIGGSLAYAYFPSKEALFFAAVDEDAAAVIREGVDTIIDSGDVQEWRRTLIFTLIEALEHHPLARRLLAGLEPEVTARVLGIPALSELRKACAERLRAEQMRGFVRRDIDPVVVANGLVAIMLSLLMSVVQIGLTAVELYAEDIAAVLEAAIGAKPAIEARPAIEAKPASG
- a CDS encoding SDR family NAD(P)-dependent oxidoreductase, whose amino-acid sequence is MNGPRGRGVAVITGASSGIGAACAEALVRTGFSVVLGARRVERVAALAAQFPSGMARAHRLDVTDPESVDEFCSAVGPQCRVLVNNAGGALGLDSIEDADEEKWRTMYETNVLGTLRMTRALLARLVSSGDGLVINIGSVAGFEPYAGGAGYNAAEHALRAFTDVLRIELVGKPVRVSEIDPGMVETEFSLVRFGGDRSGADAVYAGVTPLTADDIAEIVVFVATRPAHVDIDQVVVRPRDQARVWLVNRSVPS